In Cyanobium sp. ATX 6F1, the following proteins share a genomic window:
- the pheA gene encoding prephenate dehydratase, giving the protein MRLAFLGPVGTYGEQAAVRLAELSGDVNPELVPQAGIRAVIQALARGTCDAAVVPVENSVEGGVTACLDALWEHPELAVVHALVLPIRHALLGSGPISGISEVLSHPQALAQCSQWLGDHLGGALQLPTSSTAEAARMVSGSRFRGAVASLEAAQQHGLEVLAYPINDVAGNCTRFLMLRRGERGLDGPMASLAFSLHANRPGALLEALGCFADRSLNMSRIESRPSKREMGEYIFFVDLEPIEGRLALEQAIQALRPLCQHLALFGAYPLTNLAGPEEDTA; this is encoded by the coding sequence ATGCGCCTCGCCTTTCTTGGCCCCGTCGGCACCTACGGCGAACAGGCCGCCGTGCGCCTGGCGGAGCTGAGTGGGGATGTCAACCCGGAGCTGGTGCCCCAGGCAGGCATCCGGGCCGTGATCCAGGCGCTTGCCCGGGGCACCTGTGACGCCGCCGTGGTGCCCGTCGAGAATTCCGTGGAGGGGGGCGTCACCGCCTGTCTCGATGCCCTCTGGGAGCATCCGGAACTGGCGGTGGTTCACGCCCTGGTGCTGCCGATCCGCCATGCCCTGCTGGGCAGCGGTCCGATCAGTGGGATCAGCGAGGTGCTCTCCCACCCGCAGGCACTGGCCCAGTGCAGCCAATGGTTGGGCGATCACCTGGGCGGGGCCCTTCAGCTCCCCACCAGCTCCACCGCCGAGGCGGCCCGGATGGTCTCCGGCAGCCGTTTCCGTGGTGCCGTGGCCTCCCTGGAGGCGGCCCAGCAGCATGGTCTGGAGGTGCTGGCGTACCCGATCAACGATGTGGCGGGCAACTGCACGCGCTTTCTGATGTTGCGCCGCGGAGAGCGGGGCCTCGATGGCCCCATGGCCAGCCTCGCCTTCTCGCTCCATGCCAACCGTCCGGGTGCGCTGCTGGAGGCCTTGGGCTGCTTCGCCGACCGCTCGCTGAACATGAGCCGGATCGAATCGCGGCCCTCGAAGCGGGAAATGGGCGAGTACATCTTCTTCGTTGATCTCGAGCCGATCGAGGGTCGCCTGGCCCTGGAGCAGGCGATTCAAGCGTTACGCCCGCTCTGCCAGCACCTGGCGCTGTTCGGCGCCTACCCGCTCACGAACCTGGCCGGCCCTGAGGAGGACACGGCCTGA
- a CDS encoding Rne/Rng family ribonuclease: MPQQIVIAEQLRIAAVLNDDRVDELVVAQGRYQIGDVYLGTVENVLPGIDAAFVNIGEGEKNGFIHVTDLGPLRLKKGVVGITELLEPRQKVLVQVMKEPTGTKGPRLTGNLTLPGRFLVLQPHGQGVNISRRIDSENERNRLRALGVLIKPPGAGLLVRTEAEGVSEELLIDDLENLLRQWEGIQLAAESASPPELLNRDEDFIHRVLRDLYSPDVVRVVVDSAEAVGRVNAFLGADQANLLVEHHRESNEILEHHKVNAAIRDALKPRVDLPSGGYVIIEPTEALTVIDVNSGSFTRSANARETVLWTNCEAAVEIARQLKLRNIGGVVIIDFIDMESRRDQLQLLEHFTQAARDDTARPQIAQLTELGLVELTRKRQGQNIYELFGRACPSCGGLGHVAVLPGKDTLQPLATLTGLVRSAASARAEVLSPSAATESSGRRRRGGRGGRGSSDGYDAGVNPLPTASFNNSDEFSVVPILTSLESSANGGSANGGYGHGGPSNAGGSEGGGSRRPEPDLVVVPMDPEQELVYGWLGLNPALLLDPVPSTDNLVVRVVRPGDDAEAVLEEARQQLSASGPRRRRRQRGGGDGAANQGRDGATEPFSGGDRAFEAERGASPAALVEITPLPVTSFEPTSAYGAADSNLASVVIEPAAAQPSLPASNGAPAPSRRTTTKVVPAEESASGEEGTDGEPRRRRRRSSAAR; encoded by the coding sequence ATGCCCCAGCAGATCGTCATCGCCGAGCAACTGCGCATCGCCGCAGTCCTCAACGACGACCGTGTTGACGAATTGGTCGTGGCCCAGGGGCGTTACCAGATCGGTGACGTCTACCTGGGCACTGTCGAAAATGTGCTTCCCGGCATTGATGCCGCCTTCGTCAACATCGGCGAAGGCGAGAAGAACGGCTTCATCCACGTCACCGACCTGGGCCCCCTGCGGCTGAAGAAGGGCGTCGTCGGCATCACCGAGCTGCTGGAGCCCCGCCAGAAGGTGCTCGTGCAGGTGATGAAGGAGCCCACGGGCACCAAGGGCCCCAGGCTCACCGGCAACCTCACCCTGCCCGGCCGCTTTCTGGTGCTGCAGCCCCACGGCCAGGGGGTGAACATCTCCCGCCGCATCGACAGCGAGAACGAACGCAACCGGCTGCGGGCCCTCGGGGTGTTGATCAAGCCCCCCGGCGCAGGTCTGCTGGTGCGCACCGAAGCAGAGGGGGTCAGCGAAGAGTTGCTGATCGACGACCTCGAGAACCTGCTGCGTCAGTGGGAGGGCATCCAGCTGGCGGCTGAAAGCGCCTCACCGCCGGAGCTGCTCAACCGCGACGAAGATTTCATCCACCGCGTTCTGCGCGACCTCTACAGCCCCGATGTGGTGCGCGTCGTGGTCGACAGCGCCGAGGCGGTCGGCCGCGTCAACGCCTTTCTGGGGGCCGACCAGGCCAACCTGCTAGTGGAGCACCACCGCGAATCCAACGAGATTCTCGAGCACCACAAGGTCAATGCGGCGATCCGCGATGCCCTCAAGCCCCGGGTCGATCTGCCGTCGGGTGGCTACGTGATCATCGAGCCCACCGAGGCGCTCACCGTCATCGACGTCAACTCTGGCTCGTTCACCCGTTCGGCCAACGCCCGTGAAACGGTCCTGTGGACCAACTGCGAGGCGGCGGTGGAGATTGCCCGCCAGCTCAAGCTGCGCAACATCGGTGGGGTTGTGATCATCGACTTCATCGACATGGAGTCGCGCCGCGATCAGCTGCAGTTGCTGGAGCATTTCACCCAGGCCGCCCGCGACGACACGGCCCGCCCCCAGATTGCCCAGCTCACCGAGCTCGGTCTGGTGGAGCTCACCCGCAAGCGCCAGGGTCAGAACATCTACGAACTCTTCGGCCGGGCCTGCCCCAGCTGTGGAGGCCTCGGCCATGTGGCCGTTTTGCCGGGCAAGGACACCCTCCAGCCCCTGGCCACCCTCACCGGTCTGGTGCGCTCCGCCGCCTCCGCCCGGGCCGAGGTGCTCAGCCCCTCCGCGGCCACGGAATCCTCGGGCCGCCGCCGCCGCGGCGGGCGTGGGGGCCGCGGCTCCAGCGACGGCTACGACGCCGGTGTCAACCCATTGCCCACCGCCTCGTTCAACAACTCCGACGAGTTCTCCGTCGTTCCGATCCTCACCTCGCTTGAGTCGTCAGCCAACGGGGGCAGCGCCAACGGCGGCTATGGCCATGGCGGCCCCTCCAATGCCGGCGGATCGGAGGGGGGGGGCAGCCGTCGGCCGGAACCTGACCTCGTGGTTGTGCCCATGGATCCCGAGCAGGAGCTTGTCTATGGCTGGCTCGGTCTCAACCCTGCCCTGCTCCTCGATCCCGTCCCAAGCACCGACAACCTGGTGGTGCGCGTGGTGCGTCCGGGCGACGATGCCGAGGCGGTGCTCGAGGAGGCCCGGCAGCAACTGTCCGCCAGCGGCCCCCGCCGCCGCCGCCGCCAACGCGGTGGTGGAGATGGTGCGGCCAACCAAGGTCGTGATGGTGCCACCGAGCCGTTCAGCGGTGGCGATCGCGCCTTCGAGGCCGAACGAGGCGCCTCCCCGGCGGCGCTGGTGGAGATCACCCCGCTGCCGGTGACCAGCTTCGAGCCCACCAGCGCCTACGGTGCCGCCGATTCCAATCTGGCCTCCGTGGTGATCGAACCCGCGGCCGCCCAGCCTTCGCTGCCGGCCTCCAACGGCGCGCCTGCCCCCTCCCGTCGCACCACCACCAAGGTGGTGCCCGCCGAGGAATCCGCCAGCGGTGAGGAAGGTACCGATGGGGAGCCCCGCCGCCGCCGCCGCCGGTCCTCAGCGGCCCGCTGA
- a CDS encoding methyltransferase domain-containing protein, translating to MLLLALALALALWLWQRHGRQFQSSATVAEAYDRWTDDQLLERLWGEHVHLGHYGSPPRRVDFRRAKEDFVHALVRWSGLDRLPPGSTLLDVGCGIGGSARILARDYGFQVVGISISPGQIERARSLTPSGLSCRFELMDALALEFPNGSFDAVWSVEAGPHMADKQRYADELLRVLRPGGLLAVADWNRRDPALQATTATERWVLRQLLDQWAHPEFASINGFRRHLERSEHLGSAAAVGTDDWSAVTLPSWIDSILEGVRRPSAVLGLGPSAVLKGLREIPTLLLMHWAFATGLMQFGVFRLRKAD from the coding sequence ATGCTGCTGCTCGCGTTGGCGCTGGCCCTGGCGCTGTGGCTGTGGCAACGCCACGGCCGCCAGTTCCAGAGCTCGGCCACGGTGGCGGAGGCCTACGACCGCTGGACAGACGACCAGCTGCTTGAGCGCCTCTGGGGCGAGCACGTGCACCTGGGCCACTACGGCAGCCCCCCCCGCCGGGTGGATTTTCGCCGCGCCAAGGAGGACTTCGTCCATGCCCTGGTGCGCTGGAGCGGCCTCGATCGACTACCCCCTGGCAGCACGCTGCTGGATGTGGGCTGCGGCATCGGTGGCAGCGCCAGGATCCTGGCCCGTGACTACGGCTTCCAGGTGGTGGGCATCAGCATCAGCCCGGGCCAGATCGAGCGGGCCAGGTCCCTGACCCCCAGCGGACTGTCCTGCCGATTCGAGCTGATGGATGCCCTGGCGCTCGAGTTTCCCAATGGGAGCTTCGATGCGGTCTGGAGCGTGGAGGCAGGGCCCCACATGGCCGACAAGCAGCGCTACGCCGATGAGCTGCTGAGGGTGCTCAGGCCAGGTGGTCTCCTGGCTGTGGCCGATTGGAACCGACGCGATCCCGCGCTCCAAGCCACCACGGCCACCGAGCGCTGGGTGCTGCGCCAGCTGCTCGATCAATGGGCCCACCCGGAATTCGCCAGCATCAATGGCTTCCGGCGTCACCTGGAGCGAAGCGAGCACCTGGGATCAGCGGCGGCCGTGGGCACCGACGACTGGAGCGCTGTCACCCTGCCCTCCTGGATCGATTCGATCCTCGAAGGGGTGCGCCGCCCCAGCGCCGTCCTGGGCCTCGGTCCCAGCGCCGTGCTCAAGGGGCTCAGGGAAATCCCCACCCTGTTGCTGATGCATTGGGCCTTCGCCACCGGACTGATGCAGTTCGGGGTGTTCCGGCTGCGCAAGGCCGACTGA
- a CDS encoding LON peptidase substrate-binding domain-containing protein has translation MTELSVRELPLFPLPDVVLFPQEVLPLHIFEPRYRMMLSTVLENDRRFGVVRWDPQTQRMAEVGCCAEILQCQTQDDDRSNIVTLGQQRFRVLDVVREAPFRVALVSWIEDETAESHNDLQQLATEVTQALQDVVDLTGKLFGKITPLPSDLPDLPRELSFWIGSHLGGPVADHQQALLEITDTGERLRLEFELLDRTRRQLAARTVLKDTFKDLGDSVPD, from the coding sequence GTGACCGAACTGTCCGTCAGGGAACTTCCCCTTTTTCCCCTGCCGGATGTGGTGCTCTTCCCCCAGGAAGTGCTGCCCCTCCACATCTTTGAACCGCGCTATCGCATGATGCTGAGCACGGTTCTGGAGAACGACCGTCGCTTCGGTGTGGTGCGGTGGGATCCCCAGACCCAGCGGATGGCCGAGGTGGGCTGCTGCGCCGAGATCCTCCAGTGCCAGACCCAGGACGACGACCGCAGCAACATCGTCACCCTGGGCCAGCAACGCTTTCGGGTGCTCGACGTGGTGCGGGAAGCCCCGTTCCGGGTGGCCCTGGTGAGCTGGATCGAAGACGAAACCGCTGAAAGCCACAACGATCTCCAGCAGCTCGCTACGGAGGTGACCCAGGCCCTGCAGGATGTGGTCGATCTCACCGGCAAGCTCTTCGGCAAGATCACACCCCTGCCCAGCGACCTGCCCGATCTGCCCCGGGAACTGTCCTTCTGGATCGGCTCCCACCTGGGTGGTCCCGTGGCCGACCACCAGCAGGCGTTGCTGGAAATCACCGACACCGGTGAACGGCTGCGGCTGGAGTTCGAGTTGCTCGATCGCACCCGTCGCCAGCTCGCCGCCCGCACCGTGTTGAAGGACACCTTCAAGGATCTGGGCGATTCCGTCCCCGACTGA
- a CDS encoding ribonuclease HII, protein MNEAPHPSPWDPGLCAGVDEVGRGALFGPVFAAAVVLPQEAIEPLQAAGLTDSKALTARRRQLLVPRITAAASAWGIGQASARQIDREGIRAATEAAMRRALQRLALTPTLVLVDGVLPLRGWPGEQRTIVHGDSRCAAIAAASVLAKEARDALIKRLAQRYAGYGLERHVGYGTPQHRQAVLGRGATDLHRHSFLGRLLSGSGTTARNL, encoded by the coding sequence CTGAACGAAGCTCCGCACCCATCGCCATGGGATCCCGGTCTCTGTGCCGGGGTCGACGAGGTGGGTCGAGGGGCTCTGTTCGGTCCCGTTTTTGCGGCGGCGGTGGTGCTGCCTCAGGAGGCGATCGAGCCCCTTCAAGCCGCGGGCCTCACCGACAGCAAGGCGCTCACTGCCCGCCGCCGTCAGCTGTTGGTGCCGCGCATCACGGCCGCCGCCAGCGCCTGGGGGATCGGTCAGGCCTCGGCCCGGCAGATTGATCGGGAGGGCATCCGCGCGGCCACCGAGGCGGCCATGCGCCGGGCCCTGCAGCGGCTGGCGCTGACCCCGACCTTGGTGCTCGTGGATGGAGTTCTGCCCCTTCGGGGCTGGCCCGGTGAGCAACGCACGATCGTGCATGGCGACAGCCGCTGCGCCGCCATCGCCGCCGCCAGTGTGCTGGCCAAGGAGGCCCGCGATGCTCTGATCAAGCGGTTGGCCCAGCGCTACGCGGGTTACGGTCTGGAGCGCCACGTCGGTTATGGCACGCCCCAGCACCGTCAGGCCGTGCTGGGGCGTGGAGCCACCGACCTGCACCGCCACAGTTTCCTGGGCCGGTTGCTCAGTGGATCAGGCACCACTGCTCGAAATCTTTGA
- a CDS encoding DUF1997 domain-containing protein, protein MNLTFSASQHLVIPVREQSERLNDYLADERRIIEALFDPLQLTSLGTGHYRYEVTHLQVFQLQIQPVVELQSTTTPGRLAIEAIDAQLVGLGMIEEFQLSLSSWLMATGRSLEGEASLSVTVSRPPLLKLIPASVLSATGGSLLGGLLKGMKTRVSKQLLKDFEQWCLIH, encoded by the coding sequence ATGAACCTGACCTTCAGCGCCTCCCAGCACTTGGTGATCCCGGTGAGGGAACAGAGCGAGCGGCTTAACGATTACCTCGCCGATGAGCGGCGGATCATCGAAGCCCTCTTCGATCCCCTTCAGCTGACCAGCCTCGGTACGGGACACTACCGCTACGAGGTCACCCATCTGCAGGTGTTCCAACTCCAGATCCAGCCGGTGGTGGAGCTTCAGTCGACAACGACTCCGGGAAGACTCGCCATCGAGGCCATCGACGCTCAACTGGTGGGCCTCGGGATGATCGAAGAGTTCCAGCTCAGCTTGAGCTCCTGGTTGATGGCCACGGGCCGGTCCCTGGAAGGGGAAGCCTCCTTGAGCGTCACCGTCAGCAGGCCGCCGCTGCTGAAGTTGATCCCGGCCTCGGTGCTGAGCGCCACCGGCGGCTCACTGCTGGGGGGCTTGCTCAAGGGCATGAAGACCCGGGTGAGCAAGCAGCTGCTCAAAGATTTCGAGCAGTGGTGCCTGATCCACTGA
- a CDS encoding TIGR03960 family B12-binding radical SAM protein yields MTAAAAQVRAGELPVPFEPLVDRGIAKPGRYLGNERGVEPRDWSEAWPAARVRWCLTYPELYEVGASNLGHILLYSILNAVPGQLCDRSYLPAPDLAARLREQGQPLFAVESRRALAAFDLLGFSLSYELGATNILEMLDLAGIPIRASERGDRPLTDPAAPPLIFAGGPTATSNPEPFAAFFDFIALGDGEELLPEIGLVVAEAKAAGLGRRELLRDLAQVPGVYVPSLYGRGPDGVSIVPLEPDLPKRLLRRVATPMPHYAMGLVPHIETVHDRLTIEIRRGCTRGCRFCQPGMLTRPARDVEPEAVIEAVETGMERTGYSDFSLLSLSCSDYLALPAVGVELRNRLAEHNVSLSLPSQRVDRFDSNIAHILGGTRRSGLTFAPEAGSQRLRDIVNKGLTDAELLRGIRTAMENGYRKVKLYFMIGLPGETDADVVGIANTCRQLQQNCRDLGRLELNLTISNFTPKPHTPFQWHSVSTGEFRRRQELLRRELRALRGLKTNFTDPRLSAMEDFVGRGDRRLAPVIEAAWRAGAGLDAWFETIERTHAAWTGAIEAAGLGGRYRALELGSWSATEALSAADLAAFCRQPLPWDHIDTGVDKAWLADDLQRALAAVVVPDCSFDGCSSCGVCGPEFGHNVVVPPPPIPAPLPPRAPASERLQRLRFRFAKTGDLALLSHLDGVRMLERALRRSGLPVSFTGGFHPLPRLEFALALPLGVEAAGDWLDLEMAAPTAPEEVLRRLQAQLPAGFQLLSVREVPLGGASLSQELVASTWSLELLDPGPVPLGSAEWQHAMEALLAASQWIWQDTDKKGRPRERDLRPYLEELACLEPGPTDPQGTVRLRYHARIDPQGRSLRPEHLQGWFAERLARPLALGRQCREQLGLRGESTPDQRPVLI; encoded by the coding sequence ATGACTGCCGCAGCCGCTCAGGTCCGCGCCGGTGAGCTGCCCGTGCCGTTCGAGCCGTTGGTGGATCGGGGCATCGCCAAACCCGGTCGCTACCTCGGCAACGAGCGCGGCGTCGAGCCGCGCGACTGGAGCGAGGCCTGGCCGGCGGCGCGGGTGCGCTGGTGTCTCACCTACCCCGAGCTCTACGAGGTGGGGGCCAGCAATCTCGGCCACATTCTTCTGTATTCGATCCTCAACGCCGTTCCTGGGCAGCTCTGTGATCGCTCCTACCTGCCGGCGCCCGACCTGGCCGCTCGGCTGCGGGAGCAGGGACAGCCCCTGTTTGCCGTCGAGAGCCGGCGGGCGCTGGCCGCCTTCGACCTGCTCGGCTTCAGCCTCAGCTACGAACTCGGGGCCACCAACATCCTCGAGATGCTCGATCTGGCGGGGATCCCGATCCGGGCCAGCGAGCGGGGCGATCGTCCCCTCACCGATCCGGCGGCCCCGCCGCTGATCTTCGCCGGCGGTCCCACCGCCACCAGCAACCCGGAGCCTTTCGCCGCCTTCTTCGACTTCATCGCCCTCGGCGATGGCGAGGAGCTCCTGCCGGAGATCGGCCTGGTGGTGGCCGAGGCCAAGGCGGCGGGCCTGGGTCGCCGCGAGCTGCTGCGCGACCTGGCCCAGGTGCCCGGGGTCTATGTGCCCAGCCTCTACGGACGCGGCCCCGATGGGGTGTCGATCGTGCCGCTCGAACCTGATCTTCCCAAGCGGCTGCTGCGGCGGGTGGCCACGCCGATGCCCCACTACGCCATGGGGCTTGTGCCCCACATCGAAACGGTCCACGACCGGCTCACGATCGAGATCCGCCGGGGCTGCACCCGCGGCTGTCGCTTCTGTCAGCCGGGCATGCTCACGCGCCCGGCCCGCGATGTGGAGCCCGAGGCGGTGATCGAGGCGGTGGAAACCGGCATGGAGCGCACCGGTTACAGCGATTTTTCGCTGCTCTCACTCAGCTGCTCCGACTACCTGGCCCTGCCGGCGGTGGGGGTGGAGCTGCGCAATCGGCTGGCGGAGCACAACGTCAGCCTGAGCCTGCCCAGCCAGCGGGTGGACCGCTTCGATTCCAACATCGCCCACATCCTTGGCGGCACCCGCCGCTCGGGCCTCACCTTCGCTCCCGAAGCCGGCAGCCAGAGGCTGCGGGACATCGTCAACAAGGGACTCACCGACGCCGAGCTGCTGCGGGGGATCCGCACGGCGATGGAGAACGGTTACCGCAAGGTCAAGCTCTATTTCATGATCGGCCTGCCGGGGGAAACCGATGCCGATGTGGTCGGCATCGCCAACACATGCCGGCAGCTGCAGCAGAACTGCCGTGATCTGGGGCGGCTGGAGCTCAACCTCACGATCAGCAACTTCACCCCCAAGCCCCATACGCCCTTCCAGTGGCACAGCGTCTCCACAGGCGAATTCCGCCGGCGCCAGGAGCTGCTGCGCCGCGAGCTGCGGGCGTTGCGGGGGCTGAAGACCAATTTCACTGATCCACGTCTTTCGGCGATGGAGGACTTCGTCGGTCGGGGTGACCGGCGGCTGGCGCCGGTGATCGAGGCCGCCTGGCGCGCCGGCGCTGGCCTCGATGCCTGGTTCGAGACGATCGAGCGCACCCACGCCGCCTGGACGGGTGCGATCGAGGCGGCGGGTCTGGGGGGCCGTTACCGGGCCCTGGAGTTGGGGAGCTGGTCGGCCACCGAAGCGCTGAGCGCCGCTGATCTGGCGGCGTTCTGCCGCCAGCCCCTGCCCTGGGATCACATCGACACCGGTGTCGACAAGGCCTGGCTGGCGGATGACCTGCAGCGGGCGCTCGCGGCGGTGGTGGTGCCCGATTGCTCCTTTGACGGCTGCAGCAGCTGCGGGGTCTGTGGCCCTGAGTTCGGCCACAACGTGGTGGTGCCGCCCCCGCCGATTCCAGCCCCTCTGCCGCCACGGGCGCCCGCCAGCGAGCGGCTGCAGCGGTTGCGTTTCCGCTTCGCCAAGACGGGGGATCTGGCCCTGCTCAGCCACCTCGATGGCGTGAGGATGCTGGAGCGCGCCCTGCGCCGCAGCGGCCTGCCTGTGAGCTTCACCGGTGGCTTCCACCCCCTGCCTCGCTTGGAGTTCGCCCTGGCGCTGCCCCTGGGGGTTGAGGCGGCTGGCGATTGGCTGGATCTGGAGATGGCGGCGCCCACCGCCCCCGAGGAGGTGCTCAGGCGGCTCCAGGCCCAGCTCCCGGCGGGGTTTCAACTGTTGTCGGTGCGCGAGGTCCCGTTGGGTGGCGCCAGCCTGTCCCAGGAGTTGGTCGCCTCCACCTGGAGCCTGGAGCTGCTGGATCCGGGCCCGGTCCCGCTGGGGTCGGCCGAATGGCAGCACGCCATGGAGGCGTTATTGGCCGCGTCCCAGTGGATCTGGCAGGACACCGACAAGAAGGGGCGTCCCCGGGAACGGGACCTGCGCCCCTACCTGGAGGAGTTGGCGTGTCTGGAGCCAGGGCCCACGGATCCCCAGGGCACGGTCCGTTTGCGCTACCACGCGCGGATTGATCCCCAGGGGCGCAGCCTGCGGCCGGAGCATCTGCAGGGCTGGTTCGCCGAACGGCTCGCGCGGCCCCTGGCCCTGGGCCGGCAGTGCCGCGAGCAACTGGGGTTGCGGGGCGAGAGCACCCCCGATCAGAGGCCCGTGCTAATTTGA
- the rpsJ gene encoding 30S ribosomal protein S10, translating into MSTSISQQKIRIRLKAFDRRMLDLSCEKIIETADHTAATAIGPIPLPTKRKIYCVLRSPHVDKDSREHFETRTHRRIIDIYNPSSKTIDALMKLDLPSGVDIEVKL; encoded by the coding sequence ATGTCCACCTCCATCTCCCAGCAGAAGATCCGCATCCGCCTGAAGGCGTTCGATCGCCGCATGCTGGATCTCTCCTGCGAAAAGATCATCGAAACCGCGGACCACACCGCCGCCACGGCGATCGGACCCATCCCCCTCCCCACCAAGCGCAAGATCTATTGCGTGCTGCGCTCGCCCCACGTTGACAAGGACTCACGCGAGCACTTCGAAACTCGCACCCACCGGCGAATCATCGACATCTACAACCCTTCCTCGAAAACCATCGACGCCCTGATGAAGCTGGATCTACCCAGCGGCGTCGACATCGAAGTGAAGCTCTGA